CCCCACTGCGATGAGTCCGGCGAGGGCCATCCGGCGCGGTCGTGCGGTCGATACCATCAGTGTCTCCTCAGTGCAGGGGCGCGAGTCAGGCGTTGCAGGAGGGCGAAAATGCCTTCCAACAGCAGGGCAAGCACGGCCACGAGGATCGCTCCACCGAGCATCACCTCGAAATTTCGAGTGCTCAGTCCCGAGAATATGTACCGGCCGAGCCCGCCGAGGCCAATGTACGCCGCGAGTGTTGCGGTCGCCACAACCTGCAGTGTCGCGTTCCGGAGGCCGCCGATCAGCAGCGGGAGGCCGAGTGGCAGCTCCACGCGGGTGAGCACCTGCCACTCGGTCATCCCCATCGCCCGGGCCGCGTCCACCGTGTGCCGGTCGATCGCCTCAACTCCGGCATAGGCGCCGGCGAGGATCGACGGCACCGCGAGCACGACAAGCACGATC
The Diaminobutyricimonas sp. LJ205 genome window above contains:
- a CDS encoding ABC transporter permease; the protein is MSLFLEALAWIFSPERLVGSSSIPNRLAEHLYYTLVSMLIAAAIAIPAGLLIGHTGRGRQLAIALSGAARALPSLGLITILALLLGLDFGPVLIVLVVLAVPSILAGAYAGVEAIDRHTVDAARAMGMTEWQVLTRVELPLGLPLLIGGLRNATLQVVATATLAAYIGLGGLGRYIFSGLSTRNFEVMLGGAILVAVLALLLEGIFALLQRLTRAPALRRH